One genomic segment of Polynucleobacter sp. MWH-UH2A includes these proteins:
- a CDS encoding DnaJ C-terminal domain-containing protein produces MKFRDYYETLGVARSATEAEIKSAYRKMARKYHPDVNKEAGAEEKFKEIGEAYAVLKDTEKRAAYDRFGANWKNGQDFTPPPNWNEGFEYSDGGYPGGHPGYGGGFEGDQSEFFESLFGRGKHRQGGKGSHTRQGMNFKGQNHHAKILIDLADAYNGAKRTIALHMPAMDASGHVITQERKLDVSIPKGIKAGQNLRLSGQGGPGVGEGPAGDLYLEIDFHPNPIYRIDGKDVFIDIPLAPWEAALGTTVNVPTPAGSTLELKIPAGTVAGRKMRLKGKGIPSADPGDLYVVPTIALPPADTDARKEAYQQFEKAFDFNPRTHLKG; encoded by the coding sequence ATGAAATTTAGGGATTATTACGAGACCCTCGGTGTTGCCCGCTCGGCCACCGAGGCGGAAATCAAGTCGGCCTATCGCAAGATGGCTCGCAAATATCATCCAGACGTTAATAAAGAAGCTGGAGCCGAAGAAAAGTTCAAAGAAATTGGCGAGGCCTATGCCGTTCTGAAAGATACAGAGAAACGCGCAGCATACGATCGCTTTGGTGCCAACTGGAAAAATGGTCAAGACTTTACTCCCCCACCAAATTGGAATGAAGGCTTTGAATATTCAGACGGCGGATATCCAGGCGGTCATCCAGGCTATGGCGGCGGTTTTGAAGGTGATCAGAGTGAGTTTTTTGAGTCACTCTTTGGTAGAGGCAAGCATCGTCAAGGCGGTAAAGGTAGTCACACACGTCAAGGCATGAATTTCAAAGGCCAAAATCATCACGCCAAAATATTGATTGATCTTGCTGATGCCTATAACGGTGCTAAGCGAACAATTGCCCTACATATGCCAGCTATGGATGCCAGTGGTCATGTGATAACACAAGAGCGTAAGCTTGACGTGAGTATTCCAAAAGGCATTAAAGCTGGTCAGAACCTCAGACTCTCAGGTCAGGGCGGTCCAGGTGTTGGTGAAGGACCCGCAGGTGATCTCTATCTTGAAATTGATTTTCATCCAAACCCCATCTATCGCATTGACGGTAAAGATGTTTTCATTGATATCCCTCTGGCGCCATGGGAGGCCGCTCTTGGAACCACGGTCAATGTTCCAACTCCTGCTGGCTCAACCTTGGAACTCAAAATACCCGCAGGCACTGTAGCTGGTCGAAAAATGCGCCTGAAGGGCAAAGGCATTCCAAGCGCAGATCCTGGCGACCTCTATGTTGTTCCAACTATTGCGCTACCTCCAGCTGATACTGATGCACGCAAAGAAGCATATCAACAATTTGAGAAGGCTTTTGATTTCAACCCTAGAACCCATTTAAAGGGATGA
- a CDS encoding UxaA family hydrolase translates to MIEISEKKLAGPIIRLHPNDNIVVARIDVGIGTEVPSENFTSRSQVPAGYKIAAKKILKGEPILKYNVTVGFANTDIEPGTMVHSHNTEFREFDRDYAHASEYKPTQMLPESERATFQGYVRANGKVGTRNFIGILSTVNCSATVVNKIAEYFTPERLKDFPNVDGVVAFSHSIGCGMEMSGEPMQLLRRTMAGYARHPNLAAALIVGLGCERNQLKGLMEQEDLKEGSNLHTFIMQESGGTRKTIEAGIEAVKALLPEANKAKRQTVSASHLTVGLQCGGSDGFSSITANPALGAAIDILSRHGGTGILSETPEIYGVEHTLTRRAASKEIGEKLIKRIRWWKDEYSVGRDVQINGQVSPGNQIGGLANIFEKSLGSSMKGGTGPLMEVYKYAEPVNTKGFVFMDTPGFDPVSATGQIAGGANLIAFTTGRGSMFGSKPAPCLKLATNTPMYQRLTEDMDINCGEILDGTVSVQEMGQRIFELFLKTASGEPSKSELLGLGDYEFVPWQIGVMS, encoded by the coding sequence ATGATTGAAATCTCTGAAAAAAAATTAGCCGGCCCAATCATCCGTCTACACCCAAATGACAATATTGTTGTTGCTCGAATAGACGTGGGTATTGGCACTGAAGTGCCTAGTGAAAACTTTACAAGTCGTAGCCAAGTGCCTGCTGGCTACAAAATTGCTGCCAAGAAGATTCTGAAGGGCGAACCGATTCTGAAATACAACGTTACAGTGGGCTTTGCCAATACCGATATTGAGCCTGGCACCATGGTTCATAGTCACAATACTGAATTTCGGGAATTTGATCGTGATTACGCGCACGCCAGTGAATATAAACCCACCCAAATGCTCCCTGAATCTGAACGCGCAACCTTTCAAGGCTATGTGCGAGCTAATGGCAAAGTTGGCACGCGTAATTTCATTGGTATTTTGTCGACTGTTAACTGCTCAGCCACAGTAGTAAACAAAATTGCAGAGTACTTCACGCCAGAACGTTTAAAAGACTTTCCTAATGTTGATGGTGTTGTTGCTTTTAGTCATAGCATTGGCTGCGGAATGGAAATGAGCGGTGAGCCAATGCAGTTACTACGTCGCACCATGGCTGGCTATGCTCGTCACCCCAACCTTGCTGCCGCATTAATTGTGGGGCTTGGATGTGAGCGTAACCAACTGAAAGGACTAATGGAGCAAGAGGACCTAAAAGAAGGTTCTAATTTGCACACCTTCATCATGCAAGAATCTGGTGGCACTCGCAAAACAATTGAAGCAGGCATTGAAGCGGTTAAAGCGCTTTTGCCAGAAGCTAATAAAGCGAAACGACAAACAGTATCTGCAAGTCACCTTACTGTAGGCCTGCAATGTGGTGGGTCCGACGGTTTCTCATCCATCACGGCTAACCCAGCACTAGGCGCAGCGATTGATATTCTGTCGCGCCATGGTGGTACTGGCATCCTGTCTGAAACACCTGAGATTTATGGTGTTGAGCACACTCTCACCCGCCGCGCTGCTAGCAAAGAGATTGGTGAAAAACTAATTAAACGTATTCGTTGGTGGAAAGATGAGTACTCCGTAGGTCGCGATGTGCAAATCAATGGTCAAGTGAGCCCCGGAAATCAAATTGGTGGTTTAGCCAATATTTTTGAAAAGTCATTAGGCTCTTCTATGAAAGGTGGCACTGGTCCGCTAATGGAAGTCTATAAATATGCCGAACCAGTGAATACCAAAGGTTTTGTATTTATGGATACCCCTGGGTTTGATCCCGTATCGGCAACAGGTCAAATTGCTGGAGGTGCCAACTTGATCGCCTTCACAACTGGACGCGGCTCGATGTTTGGATCCAAACCTGCACCTTGCCTCAAATTGGCTACCAATACCCCGATGTATCAGCGTCTCACTGAAGATATGGACATTAATTGCGGGGAAATTTTGGATGGTACGGTCTCGGTTCAGGAAATGGGTCAGCGCATCTTTGAGCTGTTTCTCAAAACTGCATCAGGCGAGCCCTCCAAGAGCGAGCTTTTGGGCCTAGGAGACTATGAATTTGTGCCTTGGCAAATTGGCGTAATGAGCTAA
- a CDS encoding tripartite tricarboxylate transporter substrate binding protein: MRKVFLALSLISICFAMNAQGQGYPSQPIKLVIPFAAGGPSDVLARGFAPKLGENLGQPIIIENKPGAGANLAAEYVANSKPDGYTLFLMMVGTQAINETLYKKLNYNLVKDFSPVSLVASSSLLFVANPSAPFKTIPELIAYAKANPNKVSFASSGAGTPLHLGGELFNTQAGTDILHVPYKGAAPALTDVLGGQIETALVGTPAALPYVRSGKLIPLGITSLKRSPNAPDIPAISEFLPKFEVELVYAIVAPANTPKAIIDKLNSQLNVVLNNPEIKTQINGKGFEIVTSTPNQLGDYIKSEVAKWGPIVKKSGATAE, encoded by the coding sequence ATGAGAAAAGTATTTTTAGCATTGTCGCTTATCAGTATTTGCTTTGCTATGAACGCGCAAGGTCAAGGTTACCCTTCTCAACCAATTAAATTGGTGATCCCATTTGCAGCCGGCGGCCCCTCAGACGTCCTTGCTCGAGGCTTTGCCCCAAAGCTTGGAGAGAATCTTGGGCAACCCATCATTATTGAAAATAAACCGGGTGCTGGCGCCAATTTAGCCGCAGAGTATGTTGCAAACTCCAAACCCGATGGATACACACTCTTCTTAATGATGGTTGGCACTCAAGCAATCAATGAGACGCTCTATAAAAAACTGAACTACAACCTCGTCAAAGATTTTTCACCAGTCTCTTTAGTTGCATCTTCGTCACTACTATTTGTTGCCAATCCCTCGGCACCATTTAAAACCATCCCCGAGCTAATTGCTTATGCAAAAGCAAATCCAAATAAGGTTAGCTTTGCTTCTTCGGGTGCAGGCACTCCATTGCATTTAGGCGGAGAATTATTTAATACACAAGCTGGTACCGACATACTGCACGTTCCTTATAAAGGTGCAGCACCAGCGCTGACGGATGTATTAGGAGGGCAAATTGAGACGGCATTAGTTGGCACACCTGCAGCACTTCCCTACGTTCGCTCTGGCAAACTCATCCCCCTAGGAATCACCAGCCTCAAGCGCTCACCTAATGCGCCTGATATTCCAGCGATCTCCGAATTCTTGCCAAAGTTTGAAGTGGAGTTGGTTTATGCGATTGTTGCACCAGCCAATACCCCGAAAGCCATTATTGACAAACTAAATTCACAACTCAATGTTGTATTAAATAATCCAGAAATTAAAACTCAGATTAATGGCAAAGGATTTGAGATTGTTACTAGCACCCCTAATCAGCTGGGTGATTACATCAAATCTGAAGTTGCCAAATGGGGTCCGATTGTGAAGAAATCGGGCGCTACTGCAGAATAA
- a CDS encoding mandelate racemase/muconate lactonizing enzyme family protein: protein MKITQAVIFPLSIPLIEPIKMAKEVIVDAKTVLVRLTDEDGRQGWGEASVAPLMTGETLYSLLASVKYLAEKLRETEWADPRGFASQLDKMLYGNPSAKSCIEMALLDLYTQKEAISLWKYLRSLNNENTPASPKDIPLLRMLGGTPEKEIEDAKTFRQAGFKHWKIKIGLLSLDEDLHRVKVLSELLDGDVVSVDANGAMSLADAIRFCESSEAKGLSFAEQLIHANSSLADFVLLKKRSRVPIALDESIHGIHEIDAFMKAEAFDGASLKLIKTGGVLEAWNCAQVLREKHFNLNLACKVAETSLSGAATASIGFALGNVPWGFSMSNQYLQFDICDKPLRANQGHLDSAQMNAVGVGITPNIDRVNNALAQGYSAIQY from the coding sequence ATGAAAATTACTCAGGCCGTTATTTTTCCATTATCGATACCGCTGATTGAGCCAATCAAGATGGCGAAGGAAGTCATCGTCGATGCCAAAACCGTTTTGGTTCGCTTGACAGATGAAGATGGTCGCCAAGGTTGGGGTGAAGCTTCGGTGGCGCCGTTGATGACTGGTGAGACGCTGTATAGTTTGCTAGCTAGTGTTAAATACTTGGCGGAAAAATTGCGAGAAACCGAATGGGCTGACCCCAGGGGCTTTGCTAGCCAGCTAGACAAAATGTTATATGGCAACCCATCGGCAAAATCTTGCATCGAAATGGCGCTGCTCGATTTATATACGCAAAAAGAGGCAATTTCTCTATGGAAGTACTTACGGTCACTAAACAATGAAAATACCCCAGCAAGCCCGAAAGATATTCCATTATTAAGAATGCTTGGCGGTACTCCAGAAAAAGAGATTGAGGATGCAAAAACATTTCGCCAGGCAGGATTTAAGCATTGGAAAATTAAAATCGGACTTTTGTCACTTGATGAAGACTTGCATCGCGTGAAGGTGTTATCAGAGCTGCTGGACGGTGATGTTGTTTCAGTTGATGCTAATGGCGCCATGTCTTTAGCTGATGCCATTCGCTTTTGCGAGTCTTCTGAGGCAAAAGGCTTGTCGTTTGCCGAGCAATTAATACATGCCAATTCTTCATTAGCGGACTTTGTGTTGCTCAAGAAGCGCTCAAGAGTTCCCATCGCTTTAGATGAATCTATCCACGGCATCCATGAGATCGACGCATTTATGAAGGCCGAAGCTTTTGATGGCGCAAGTCTTAAACTCATTAAAACGGGTGGGGTACTAGAGGCATGGAATTGCGCCCAAGTTTTGCGTGAGAAGCACTTCAATCTCAATTTAGCTTGCAAAGTTGCAGAGACATCCTTATCGGGAGCTGCCACCGCTTCGATTGGCTTTGCCTTGGGCAATGTTCCTTGGGGATTTAGCATGTCAAATCAATATCTACAGTTTGATATTTGTGACAAGCCGCTGCGAGCAAATCAGGGTCATTTGGATAGCGCCCAAATGAATGCCGTTGGTGTTGGCATTACCCCAAATATCGATCGCGTTAATAATGCGCTGGCTCAAGGTTATTCCGCTATTCAATATTAA
- a CDS encoding 3-hydroxyacyl-CoA dehydrogenase family protein → MKSVVVVGTGIMGAGIAAGFLARSVPVVILGRSFEKAEACLDKALTLAKKIGVEGDNATKDQADIKKQQVVGILEDYQGWNDCQWVIETVAENLALKQEVFKFLDQVVPANIPIGSNSSGFPISKIAEGLKTANRMMGAHYFMPAEVVPLVEIVMGQKTDIQYAEQACELYRSVDKKPVLVKKDIPGFLANRIQHALMREALSLVQEGIATPEDIDDAVRYSFGFRYAAVGPMTQKEISGWDGMANAAKEIYPSLSNITTLPPKVVQLMADGKTGMKAGEGFRKWSPEEITKVSDSYSRRLKAAFDVLNIE, encoded by the coding sequence ATGAAATCTGTAGTCGTTGTTGGAACTGGGATTATGGGCGCAGGCATTGCCGCTGGGTTTTTGGCTCGCAGCGTTCCTGTAGTCATCTTAGGAAGAAGTTTTGAAAAAGCAGAGGCCTGCTTAGACAAGGCCCTCACCCTTGCAAAGAAAATTGGCGTGGAAGGAGACAATGCCACCAAGGATCAAGCTGACATCAAGAAACAGCAAGTCGTTGGAATATTAGAGGACTATCAGGGCTGGAATGATTGCCAATGGGTCATTGAGACTGTGGCTGAAAACCTGGCTTTAAAACAAGAAGTATTTAAATTCTTAGATCAAGTTGTCCCTGCAAATATTCCGATCGGTAGCAATAGCTCCGGTTTCCCAATCAGCAAGATTGCCGAGGGCTTAAAAACAGCCAACCGTATGATGGGCGCACATTACTTTATGCCCGCCGAAGTAGTGCCTTTAGTGGAAATCGTTATGGGCCAAAAAACGGATATTCAATACGCTGAACAAGCGTGTGAGCTCTATAGGTCAGTAGATAAGAAGCCGGTTCTGGTGAAGAAAGATATTCCAGGATTTCTGGCGAACCGTATTCAGCACGCCCTCATGAGAGAAGCATTGTCACTAGTGCAAGAAGGCATCGCCACTCCAGAGGATATCGATGATGCTGTACGTTATAGCTTTGGATTTCGTTACGCAGCCGTAGGCCCAATGACCCAGAAAGAAATCTCTGGCTGGGACGGGATGGCGAATGCTGCAAAAGAAATTTATCCATCGCTCTCGAACATCACTACCCTACCCCCAAAAGTTGTACAACTGATGGCCGACGGAAAGACTGGCATGAAGGCGGGTGAAGGGTTTCGCAAATGGAGTCCCGAAGAAATTACCAAGGTATCCGATTCCTACTCGCGCAGATTAAAAGCCGCGTTTGATGTCCTTAATATTGAATAG
- a CDS encoding SMP-30/gluconolactonase/LRE family protein, with protein MHNPFQPVEKIKTEVFATMPEKFRKKSRTGWSDPNRQGAEVECFLEGPSFDREGNLWFVDIPFGRIFRIDTKGNWELITQYDGWPNGLKFHKDGRAFICDYKAGLLALDPKTGKIETILGSMYSENFKGLNDLHFASNGDLYFTDQGQTGIADPTGRVFRLRANGQLDRLALNVPSPNGITLNTQEKHVFVAATRSQQIWRLPLMADGSVSKTGVAIQLTGGVAGPDGIEMDSENGLLVCHLGIGIWRFDSNMLPTHLIYSENPHHHHLANMCFGGPDNKDLYITESLSGDILKVRLPVAGKKMFGLS; from the coding sequence ATGCATAACCCCTTCCAGCCAGTAGAAAAAATCAAAACGGAAGTTTTTGCAACGATGCCAGAGAAATTTAGAAAGAAATCTCGTACTGGCTGGTCAGATCCAAACCGCCAAGGCGCAGAAGTAGAGTGCTTCTTAGAGGGGCCATCTTTTGACCGCGAAGGTAACCTGTGGTTTGTCGATATTCCATTTGGACGCATTTTCAGAATCGACACTAAAGGTAATTGGGAGTTAATCACTCAGTACGACGGATGGCCAAATGGATTGAAGTTTCATAAAGATGGCCGCGCCTTCATTTGCGACTACAAGGCAGGGTTACTTGCTTTAGATCCTAAAACAGGAAAAATTGAAACGATCTTGGGCTCGATGTATAGCGAGAACTTTAAAGGCTTAAATGATTTGCACTTCGCATCCAATGGCGATCTCTATTTCACAGACCAAGGTCAGACTGGTATTGCCGATCCAACAGGTCGCGTTTTCAGATTGCGCGCAAATGGCCAATTAGATCGTTTAGCTCTGAATGTGCCAAGTCCTAACGGCATTACATTAAACACGCAAGAGAAGCACGTATTTGTTGCGGCGACTCGCTCACAGCAAATTTGGCGCCTGCCTTTGATGGCTGATGGCTCGGTCTCGAAGACGGGCGTAGCTATTCAATTAACAGGTGGTGTTGCTGGTCCTGATGGTATTGAAATGGATTCTGAGAATGGATTGTTGGTATGTCATCTTGGCATCGGCATCTGGAGATTTGACAGCAATATGTTGCCAACCCATTTGATCTACTCCGAGAACCCACATCATCACCATTTGGCAAATATGTGCTTTGGTGGCCCTGACAATAAAGACCTCTACATTACCGAATCTTTATCAGGCGATATTTTGAAAGTGCGTTTGCCGGTGGCTGGCAAAAAAATGTTTGGACTTTCCTAA
- a CDS encoding GntR family transcriptional regulator: protein MSERLPLYKALANTLEQRIYNGDWPVGSVLPAEADLCRDFQSSRHTLRHALQILEANGLIYRHQGAPTKVVSRQRLRRFTQSFNSPIDILSYSRDTYRENLVEEYIELDHALSQIVGAPVGSSWYHIGGRRKRQHLEEVIAWTDIYILPQFASLTKDPEHTQVMVYEQIEKKYGARIERAEVDVYAAAASPVISKKLNIEPNASCLVIIRRYFDDQDKLFEVTVTHHPENKYKYSMEFKASSEV, encoded by the coding sequence TTGTCTGAGCGTTTACCGTTATACAAGGCTCTAGCAAATACGCTAGAGCAACGTATTTATAACGGAGACTGGCCCGTAGGGTCCGTTTTGCCTGCTGAGGCTGACCTTTGTCGCGATTTTCAATCTAGTAGACACACTTTGCGACACGCCTTGCAGATTTTGGAGGCGAATGGATTGATTTATCGCCATCAAGGCGCACCTACAAAGGTGGTATCACGCCAAAGATTGCGGCGCTTCACGCAAAGCTTTAATTCTCCTATTGATATCTTGAGTTATTCGCGCGACACCTATCGTGAAAACTTGGTTGAAGAATATATCGAGCTTGATCATGCTCTGAGTCAAATCGTTGGCGCTCCAGTGGGCTCCTCTTGGTACCACATTGGAGGCAGACGTAAACGCCAGCACCTAGAGGAGGTGATCGCATGGACAGATATTTACATCTTGCCTCAATTTGCATCGCTGACAAAAGATCCCGAGCACACTCAAGTGATGGTGTATGAGCAAATTGAAAAGAAATATGGTGCTCGTATTGAGCGTGCAGAGGTGGATGTGTATGCTGCAGCTGCATCACCTGTGATTTCTAAAAAGTTGAACATAGAGCCTAATGCGTCGTGTTTAGTCATTATTCGCCGTTATTTTGATGATCAAGATAAGCTATTTGAAGTAACGGTGACGCATCACCCAGAAAATAAGTACAAATACAGCATGGAATTTAAAGCGAGCTCAGAGGTATAA
- a CDS encoding Ldh family oxidoreductase: MKYLSIADAESFIARALVAEKVPAADAQIIANLMVKSDLVGADGHGIFRLPAYLKRIRAGGVNLQPNIHIEREQGATALINGDNALGHLVMNRAVELALEKVKQHSVCWIGSHFGNHSGAASVYVRKLAEQGYIGIYMAVGNANHMAPWGGIDLLLSTNPIAIAVPAGKEPIVLLDIATTVAAYGKVKVAAQKGESIPDDWMIDKQGKPITDPKRSAEGSLLPIGGYKGYGLAVMIGLLAGALNNAAVGKGTIDFNAHHDLVTNTGQTIIAVDPSAFGNKDDFIARVTELVNDLKNSTTLPGVKEIRVPGEGAAKTMAERQQLGIPVSPELLDALNTCARECGIATLAL, encoded by the coding sequence ATGAAATATTTATCTATTGCAGATGCTGAAAGTTTTATCGCTAGAGCGCTAGTTGCGGAGAAAGTGCCTGCAGCAGATGCGCAAATCATTGCAAATTTAATGGTGAAATCAGACTTGGTTGGCGCTGATGGGCATGGCATCTTCCGGTTACCAGCATACCTAAAGAGAATTCGTGCGGGCGGTGTAAATCTACAGCCCAATATTCATATTGAGCGAGAGCAGGGCGCGACGGCATTAATTAATGGTGATAACGCATTAGGTCATTTGGTAATGAACCGCGCAGTAGAGCTCGCGCTTGAAAAGGTAAAACAACATAGCGTATGTTGGATTGGAAGTCATTTTGGAAATCATTCTGGCGCAGCTTCGGTATATGTACGTAAATTAGCTGAGCAAGGCTATATTGGGATATACATGGCGGTGGGCAATGCCAATCACATGGCGCCATGGGGCGGAATTGATTTGCTCTTATCAACCAACCCCATCGCTATTGCCGTTCCTGCTGGCAAAGAGCCGATTGTGCTCTTAGATATCGCTACTACGGTAGCTGCATACGGAAAAGTGAAAGTCGCGGCACAAAAGGGCGAATCCATTCCAGATGATTGGATGATCGATAAACAAGGCAAGCCAATTACGGATCCAAAGCGTTCTGCTGAAGGATCTTTATTGCCGATTGGTGGTTATAAAGGTTATGGATTAGCAGTCATGATTGGCTTACTGGCTGGCGCATTAAATAATGCAGCCGTAGGCAAGGGGACAATTGATTTCAATGCCCACCATGATTTGGTAACCAATACTGGACAAACGATTATTGCCGTTGACCCCAGTGCATTTGGCAATAAGGACGACTTCATCGCTAGAGTTACCGAGCTAGTAAATGATTTAAAAAACTCAACAACTCTTCCTGGCGTCAAAGAAATCCGCGTGCCAGGTGAGGGTGCTGCTAAGACAATGGCAGAAAGACAGCAATTGGGAATCCCGGTTTCACCTGAGCTTTTGGATGCTCTCAATACCTGCGCTAGAGAATGCGGAATTGCAACTCTAGCCCTATAA
- a CDS encoding tripartite tricarboxylate transporter substrate binding protein — protein sequence MFKKIYKNIAISMVLTGLFAGTVFAAYPDKPIKMMIGYAPGSSTDIVGRMIANDLSIALKQPIVVENRGGAAGSLAAEAVAKSNPDGYTILFAQNGLAINVAANPKLPFNGQKDLLPVVGVAATPHILIVNNNSPAKTVADLMAMLKADPGKLSFGSSGIGNSDHMAGELFLATTGLQAIHVPYKGGSPAATDLVGGQIDFYFAGMPVGLPLYKGDKARALAVTSKNRFSGAPELMTIQEAGVKGYEMALWQGMFVPAGTSQNIVKALNNATLKILETPEMKERFQKAGVQIAPMNTQQFSDLYFSDIARWKVVMEKAKIKLD from the coding sequence ATGTTTAAAAAAATATATAAAAACATAGCAATCAGTATGGTGTTGACTGGCCTTTTTGCGGGGACGGTCTTTGCTGCGTATCCAGATAAACCGATCAAGATGATGATTGGTTATGCGCCAGGTAGCTCCACTGATATTGTGGGCAGAATGATTGCGAATGATTTGAGTATTGCACTCAAGCAACCCATCGTGGTTGAAAATCGTGGCGGTGCCGCAGGAAGCTTAGCTGCTGAAGCTGTGGCTAAAAGTAATCCAGATGGATACACCATCTTGTTTGCGCAAAATGGCTTGGCGATCAATGTAGCAGCGAACCCAAAATTGCCCTTTAATGGCCAAAAGGATTTGTTGCCTGTAGTGGGCGTTGCTGCTACCCCTCACATTTTGATTGTGAATAATAATTCGCCTGCAAAAACAGTGGCAGATTTAATGGCGATGCTCAAAGCGGATCCTGGTAAATTGAGTTTTGGTTCTTCTGGCATTGGTAACTCTGATCACATGGCAGGTGAATTATTTCTTGCTACTACGGGATTACAGGCTATCCATGTACCATACAAAGGTGGCTCACCAGCAGCCACTGATTTAGTGGGCGGACAAATTGATTTCTACTTTGCCGGGATGCCAGTGGGGCTGCCTCTCTATAAGGGGGATAAAGCAAGAGCCTTGGCTGTTACTAGTAAGAATCGTTTTAGTGGCGCCCCTGAGTTAATGACTATTCAAGAGGCTGGGGTGAAGGGCTATGAGATGGCTTTATGGCAGGGCATGTTTGTTCCAGCTGGCACCTCTCAGAATATTGTGAAGGCATTGAACAACGCCACTTTGAAGATTCTAGAAACACCTGAAATGAAAGAACGTTTTCAAAAGGCGGGCGTTCAAATTGCACCGATGAACACCCAACAGTTTTCCGATCTTTATTTTTCCGATATCGCCAGATGGAAAGTAGTGATGGAAAAGGCCAAGATTAAACTGGATTAA
- a CDS encoding pirin family protein has protein sequence MLFIRKSQDRGYADHGWLKSFHSFSFAGYHDPQFMGWGNLRVINEDRVDPGMGFGKHGHRNMEIISYVLSGELAHEDSMGNIKGIPPGDVQRMSAGTGVMHSEFNHAKDQTTHFLQIWIEPNQFEIAPSYEQKTIPASNKEGKLCLVASPNGEAGSVSISADAKMYAGLFDGEQSANLKLDPSRKAYIHLIRGSLHINGQELNSGDALLIQDESQLQISNGKNAEVLVFDLSA, from the coding sequence ATGCTATTTATCCGCAAATCCCAAGATCGAGGCTATGCCGACCATGGTTGGCTCAAAAGCTTTCACTCCTTCTCTTTTGCGGGGTATCACGACCCCCAATTTATGGGCTGGGGAAACTTACGGGTAATTAATGAAGACCGGGTTGACCCAGGCATGGGCTTTGGAAAACATGGACATCGCAATATGGAAATCATTAGCTATGTTCTCTCGGGTGAATTGGCTCATGAAGACAGTATGGGCAATATCAAAGGCATACCCCCAGGCGATGTGCAACGTATGAGTGCTGGCACTGGAGTAATGCATAGTGAATTCAATCACGCCAAAGATCAAACTACCCATTTCTTGCAAATCTGGATTGAACCTAATCAGTTCGAAATTGCTCCAAGCTATGAACAAAAAACGATTCCTGCCAGTAATAAAGAGGGAAAGTTGTGTTTGGTTGCATCCCCTAATGGCGAGGCTGGATCAGTGAGCATTTCTGCGGATGCCAAAATGTATGCAGGACTATTTGATGGTGAGCAGTCAGCCAATCTCAAATTAGACCCAAGTCGCAAAGCGTATATCCATCTGATTCGCGGCTCACTTCACATCAATGGGCAGGAATTAAATAGTGGCGATGCCCTGCTAATCCAAGATGAATCCCAATTACAGATTTCCAATGGAAAAAACGCTGAAGTCTTGGTATTTGACCTCAGCGCTTAA